A window of Sebastes umbrosus isolate fSebUmb1 chromosome 3, fSebUmb1.pri, whole genome shotgun sequence contains these coding sequences:
- the map1lc3c gene encoding microtubule-associated proteins 1A/1B light chain 3C, whose amino-acid sequence MPPFDKTQLQNKPFKQRKSFATRKQEVAGIRSKFPNKIPVIIERYEREKYLPPLDKTKFLVPHELTMTQFVTIIRNRMALLPTQAFYLLINNSGLASMSLTMAQVYKDHQDEDGFLYMTYASQEMFGH is encoded by the exons ATGCCTCCGTTTGACAAAACCCAGCTGCAGAACAAACCCTTCAAACAGAGGAAGAGCTTCG ctACAAGGAAGCAAGAAGTGGCTGGCATCAGGTCCAAATTCCCCAACAAAATCCCG GTTATCATTGAACGGTACGAGAGGGAGAAGTATCTGCCTCCACTGGATAAAACCAAGTTCCTGGTGCCACATGAACTCACCATGACTCAGTTTGTCACCATCATCAG GAACAGGATGGCTCTGCTGCCCACTCAGGCCTTTTACCTGCTCATCAACAACAGCGGGCTGGCCAGCATGTCTCTCACCATGGCTCAGGTGTACAAAGACCACCAGGACGAGGACGGCTTCCTCTACATGACCTACGCCTCGCAGGAGATGTTCGGACACTGA